Sequence from the Streptobacillus felis genome:
TGGAGATGAATTCTATTTAATTGGAGAAGAAGAAAATACTCCAACTTTACCAGGAGAACTTTGCTATAAAGATGATGCTGGTGCTGTATGTAGATGTTTTAACTGGAGAGATGGTAAGAGAACTATGGTTACAGATAAAACGAAAAATGCCTTTTTAATAATAGAACTATTAGATAATGCAAGAGAAGATGAACTAAATATTGCATTAAATGAACTTTCAGAAAATATACAAAAGTATTTAAAAGCAAGTACTAAAATTTATGTATTAGATAAAGAAAATTCAGAGATATAGTAAAAAAAGCTCAATAAAATGAGCTTTTTTCTATTTACAAGATTTAACGAATAAATCAAATATTGGTTTTGAATTATCTAATACTTCAGGATGCCATTGAACGGCTAAAACATTTCCATATTTTATACCCTCAATTATACCATCATTTGCAGTTGCAATGATTTCAAAATCAGGTGCTAGTTTATCTATGGCTTGATGATGATATGAGTTAACAAATATCTCGTTTTTTTCATATATTTTTTCAAGTATACCATTTAAATTTATCTTGTGACTAGGCAAATTAAATCTTGTTTTTTGAGTATGTTGTATAACTTCGTTTTTATGTAATGAAATATCCTGATAAAGAGTACCACCAAAGACAACATTAATAAGTTGTAGACCTCTACAAATACCAAGTATAGGTTTACCTAATTTAAAAACTTCCTTTATAAGTCTGATTTCAAATTCATCTCTTTTTTGTAAAGTAGCACCTAATAATTTATGTGGCTCTTGACCATAATATAGTGGGGTTACATCATAACCTCCTGTAACTAATAACCCGTCTATCATTTCAGCATACTTTTTAATAATATCTATTTCATCATTTACTGGTAATACTATAGGAGTAGCATTAGACTTAATTATACTATTAATATATCCTTCGGAAATATATGTTTCACCTAATCCAGAGAATACTCCTTCATTTTCATATCTTAAACTGCTTGTAATACCTATTAATACATTTTTCATTGAATCACCTCACCAATTTTGTATATATATTATATATCTAATAGTATTTTTTGTAAATAGTTATAGATAAAAAAACTAGAGTAATTGTAAATTCAAGCATTTTGAAAGTTATTTCCAATCGAGGTTAAAAAAGTATGAAAAATATCACATAATTAAAGTTGACAAAAAATGTGGGGGGGGGGTATAATATCTAAGAATTTAAAATATTTTTTTCACATATAAAAGGTATTAAAATAAAAAATGAGTTTAATGGTATATATTAAGGTGTGAAAAATATAACTACAATATAAAGAGGGAGAGATTGTATGAAAAAATTAACACTACAAGAGGTAAGAAGAAACCTAAAAAGAGTACTAAAAGAAAGATTAAGAATTAGTGAAAAATCAATTATCACTTTTTTAATCACAGGACTATTGTCTGCAAACCTATTTGCAGCAGAAGGATTATTTAAATTTGAAAATCCTCAAAATACTATTAGTACTAGATTTAGAAGTGTAGAACCAACAAGTGGATATACATATGAAAGCACAGATTTTGTGACTAAGGCCGAATATGATGAATTTATAAAAGATGTTATTACACCTATGTCTCAAGAAGTTGCAACTATTGGACCATTATCTACTGTTGTTAATAAATTAAAAGTTGATAAATTAGATAAATCCGTAGCAGCAGAAACTTATGCTACAAAAACAGAATTAAATGATAATATAGAATATGTAAAAGGTTTAATTAATGAAACTTCAAGTTCAATTGATGTATTAGATAAAAAAGTAGAAAAAAATTATACTACTAAAGTAGAACATAATACATTAACTGAAAAAGTAAACACAGTAGAAGAAACAGCAAATACAGCAAGAGATAAATCAGTTGCAAATGAAAATGCATTAAGAACAAAAGCAGAACAAAGTGAATTAGAAAAAACAAATGCAAAAGTAACTGCATTAGAAGATGATAAATTATCAAAAACAGAAGCATCTAATACTTATGCAACAAAACAAGAAGTAGATGAAAAAATAGCAACAAAAGTAGATGAAAGTAAAGTAACTGAATTAACTGAAAAAGTAAACACAGTAGAAGAAACAGCAAATACAGCAAGAGATAAATCAGTTGCAAATGAAAATGCATTAAGAACAAAAGCAGAACAAAGTGAATTAGAAAAAACAAATGCAAAAGTAACTGCATTAGAAGATGATAAATTATCAAAAACAGAAGCGTCTAATACTTATGCAACAAAACAAGAAGTAGATGAAAAAATAGCAACAAAAGCAGATGAAAGTAAAGTAACTGAATTAACTGAAAAAGTAAACACAGTAGAAGAAACAGCAAATACAGCAAGAGATAAATCAGTTGCAAATGAAAATGCATTAAGAACAAAAGCAGAACAAAGTGAATTAGAAAAAACAAATACAAAAGTAACTGCATTAGAAAATGATAAATTATCAAAAACAGAAGCATCTAATACTTATGCAACAAAACAAGAAGTAGATGAAAAAATAGCAACAAAAGCAGATGAAAGTAAAGTAACTGAATTAACTGAAAAAGTAAACACAGTAGAAGAAACAGCAAATACAGCAAGAGATAAATCAGTTGCAAATGAAAATACATTAAGAACAAAAGCAGAACAAAGTGAATTAGAAAAAACAAATGCAAAAGTAACTGCATTAGAAGATGATAAATTATCAAAAACAGAAGCATCTAATACTTATGCAACAAAACAAGAAGTAGATGAAAAAATAGCAACAAAAGCAGATGAAAGTAAAGTAACTGAATTAACTGAAAAAGTAAACACAGTAGAAGAAACAGCAAATACAGCAAGAGATAAATCAGTTGCAAATGAAAATGCATTAAGAACAAAAGCAGAACAAAGTGAATTAGAAAAAACAAATACAAAAGTAACTGCATTAGAAGATGATAAATTATCAAAAACAGAAGCATCTAATACTTATGCAACAAAAGATGAATTAACTACAGTAGATAATAAAGTAGCTACTAAAGCAGATCAAAGTGCATTAGATTCTACAGATGCTAAAGTTACTGCTTTAGAAAATGATAAATTATCTAAAACTGAAGCTGCTACAACTTATGTTACTAAAGCGCAATTAGATGCTTTACAACCAGCACAAATTGGAAATAGAATTGAAGAAAATAAAGCGGCTATAGCAACTAAACTAAATGTTAATTTAGATAATATGACAGAATTATCAGATGTAGCTAAAACTAAATTTATTTCAAAATTAAGTGAAAATGCAAGTTTAACTGCACCAACTAAAGCGTTTATTACAGATGAGTTCTTAAAGAATAATGCAGTAGATTTAATCAAGACTAATATTATTTCTGATACATTAAGTATTACAGAATCAAATAAAAAAGTTAAAATAGAACTTAATTCAGATATTAAGACTAGATTAGATGAAATTGGAACTGGGGTAATAAGTGCAAATGAAACTAAGACAGTTTCAGGAAGTACAGTTCATAATTATGTTGAACAAAAAATGGCTGAAAGTCAAGTAGTTGCAAGTGGAATAGCTAATGCAGTTGCTATGGCATCATTACCAGTAAACTTCGCAGATGGTGTACATTCTCATGGATTAGCAGCATCTTATGGAAACTATGGTTCAAATCATGCATTTGCATTTGGATTAAGTGGACAAGGACTTGGTATTACATACAAACTTGCAGCAAGTGTTAATACTCAAGCTAAATTCTCTATAGGAGCTGGACTTGGATATGTGTTCTACAAACAACCAGAAGTTAGTACAACTTCAAATGATACAAACTATATGAAATTAGAACAAGAAAATGCAAGTTTAAGAAATGAATTAAATGAATTAAAAGCACAAATAATGAAAATGCAAGAAATGATAGAAAAACTTAAATAAAAAATATCCTCCCGTTTGGGAGGATATTTTTACATTATTTGTATCTTTTCCATACTTGAGTTTTACCTATTAAAGTTACACCAGGTAAATGCCCTCTAACTTTTAATGTTCCATTTTCTTGTAAGAACATATAGCAATCATATGTTTTACCTGTAGATGGATCATAAATTTTTCCTTTTTCATACATGTCTTTAGATTCGTTATATGTGAAACCACTTACAAAATCTATTCCTTCTAAAGTTCTAGATTGTTTTGATTTATCAGGGTTATTAACATCTTTTTTTAATTTCCCTTTATCATCGAATCTTTCTGTTAATTGATAAATTTTTCCGTACACTTTATTATTTTTCTCATATATGTCAACAATTATTCTATTGCTTTCAGAACTTGTTTCAGTAATCCATCTACCGAATGCATATTCCTTAGCTGCCATAGAAAAAATTGGCAATAACATTACTGTTAAAAAATAAAAAAATCTTTTCATCATATCCTCCTTTTTTACACCTGAAAAATAGGTG
This genomic interval carries:
- a CDS encoding gamma-glutamyl-gamma-aminobutyrate hydrolase family protein; translated protein: MKNVLIGITSSLRYENEGVFSGLGETYISEGYINSIIKSNATPIVLPVNDEIDIIKKYAEMIDGLLVTGGYDVTPLYYGQEPHKLLGATLQKRDEFEIRLIKEVFKLGKPILGICRGLQLINVVFGGTLYQDISLHKNEVIQHTQKTRFNLPSHKINLNGILEKIYEKNEIFVNSYHHQAIDKLAPDFEIIATANDGIIEGIKYGNVLAVQWHPEVLDNSKPIFDLFVKSCK
- a CDS encoding DUF2147 domain-containing protein, producing the protein MKRFFYFLTVMLLPIFSMAAKEYAFGRWITETSSESNRIIVDIYEKNNKVYGKIYQLTERFDDKGKLKKDVNNPDKSKQSRTLEGIDFVSGFTYNESKDMYEKGKIYDPSTGKTYDCYMFLQENGTLKVRGHLPGVTLIGKTQVWKRYK